Proteins encoded in a region of the Streptomyces liliiviolaceus genome:
- a CDS encoding sugar phosphate isomerase/epimerase family protein, which yields MTQSPQPARQPVTLFTGQWADLPFEEVARLASQWGYEGLEIAASGDHLDLARAEADPSYLSGRLEILDRYGLKVWAISHHLGGQAVCDDPIDFRHQSILRPEIWGDGEAEGVRRRAAEDMKRAARVARGLGADTVVGFTGSKIWKYVAMFPPVPQSVIDDGYEDFARRWNPILDVFDDEGVRFAHEVHPSEIAYDYWTSERALDAIGRRAAFGFNWDPSHMLWQGIDPVGFITDFADRIYHVDCKDTRLRPASGRAGILGSHLPWGDPRRRWDFVSVGHGDIAWEDAFRALASIGYDGPISVEWEDAGMDRLHGAAEAVGKIRSALWPLPQAAFDAAFSNQ from the coding sequence CTCTTCACTGGCCAGTGGGCGGACCTGCCGTTCGAGGAGGTGGCCCGGCTGGCCAGTCAGTGGGGGTACGAGGGACTGGAGATCGCCGCTTCGGGTGACCATCTCGACCTGGCTCGGGCCGAGGCGGATCCCAGTTATCTCTCCGGCCGCCTGGAGATTCTGGACCGGTACGGCCTGAAGGTCTGGGCGATCTCTCACCACCTCGGTGGGCAGGCCGTGTGCGATGACCCGATCGACTTCCGGCATCAGTCGATTCTGCGGCCAGAGATCTGGGGCGACGGAGAGGCCGAGGGTGTCCGCCGCCGAGCGGCCGAGGACATGAAGCGGGCAGCCCGTGTCGCCCGCGGGCTGGGCGCCGACACGGTCGTGGGCTTCACTGGATCGAAGATCTGGAAGTACGTGGCCATGTTCCCGCCTGTACCGCAGTCGGTGATCGACGACGGGTACGAGGATTTCGCGCGTCGCTGGAACCCGATCCTCGATGTGTTTGACGACGAAGGCGTGCGGTTCGCGCACGAGGTCCACCCGTCGGAGATCGCCTACGACTACTGGACGAGCGAGCGCGCCCTCGATGCCATCGGCCGGCGCGCGGCCTTCGGTTTCAACTGGGACCCCTCGCACATGCTGTGGCAGGGCATTGACCCGGTCGGTTTCATCACCGATTTCGCCGATCGCATCTATCACGTCGACTGCAAGGACACCCGTCTGAGGCCGGCCTCCGGGCGGGCCGGAATCCTCGGATCCCACCTGCCCTGGGGCGACCCGCGGCGACGCTGGGATTTCGTCTCCGTCGGTCACGGCGACATCGCCTGGGAAGACGCCTTCCGCGCCCTGGCCTCCATTGGCTACGACGGCCCCATCTCCGTGGAGTGGGAGGATGCGGGTATGGACCGGCTGCACGGTGCTGCGGAAGCCGTCGGGAAGATCCGCTCGGCCCTGTGGCCGCTGCCGCAGGCCGCTTTCGACGCGGCCTTCAGTAATCAGTGA
- a CDS encoding ROK family transcriptional regulator, protein MSQGQDDHSTPHGNVSKPTSGVRRGNVQRVLEALRLGGPSSQAALARRTDLSRATVNSIVKKLRAEGVAEVYPVNGRETLVALVSTSAAVISVQVNVGAVRAALFDLGSRTRTDAYVPLGDGAQGGDPGLVTDLVRSLAGQASLQMQDLAGIAVGMQAPISRDTGIISSWARLQLPSWTDVPVAASLTDALGVPVVAENDANLAALAEWTWGAGQGSADFLYVMCAGGVGGGLVIDGRIYRGADGLAGEIGHMVLETSGPVCFCGSRGCLTTFVSERSILAALDASGSSRKNLREVVAGARKGDPACRRVLYEAGRHLGRAFANTAKLMAPSVIAVGGVLSEAGPLLFDSIQSSVEVHSLRAVSPSLRFTAARLGDDATLLGGAALVLAETGQGLSTLPGWARSRATVQKSNSSARNR, encoded by the coding sequence GTGAGCCAGGGCCAGGATGACCACAGCACCCCGCACGGCAACGTGAGCAAACCGACGTCCGGCGTCCGCCGGGGAAACGTTCAGCGCGTCCTCGAAGCCCTGCGCCTGGGCGGCCCCTCCTCGCAGGCTGCCCTCGCGCGCCGCACCGATCTGTCACGCGCGACGGTCAACAGCATCGTCAAGAAGCTGCGCGCCGAGGGCGTGGCCGAGGTGTACCCGGTCAACGGCCGGGAGACTCTGGTCGCTCTCGTCTCAACCAGCGCCGCCGTCATCTCGGTCCAGGTGAATGTCGGCGCCGTGCGTGCGGCCCTGTTCGACTTGGGCAGCCGTACCCGCACCGACGCCTACGTGCCGCTGGGTGACGGAGCGCAGGGGGGTGACCCCGGCCTCGTCACGGACCTGGTGCGATCCCTGGCCGGGCAGGCGAGCCTGCAGATGCAGGATCTCGCGGGCATCGCCGTAGGCATGCAGGCGCCCATCTCCCGGGACACGGGCATCATCTCCTCGTGGGCGCGCCTGCAGCTGCCCTCCTGGACGGACGTTCCGGTCGCCGCATCACTCACGGACGCACTTGGCGTCCCCGTCGTGGCGGAGAACGACGCGAACCTTGCAGCACTGGCCGAATGGACCTGGGGAGCAGGCCAGGGCTCGGCTGACTTCCTCTACGTCATGTGCGCCGGGGGAGTGGGGGGAGGACTTGTCATCGACGGCCGGATCTACCGCGGCGCTGACGGCCTGGCCGGCGAGATCGGCCACATGGTGCTGGAGACGAGCGGGCCGGTCTGCTTCTGCGGCAGCCGCGGATGCCTCACGACATTCGTGTCGGAACGCTCCATCCTCGCAGCGCTCGACGCCTCGGGCAGTTCCCGCAAAAACCTGCGGGAGGTCGTCGCGGGCGCACGCAAGGGCGATCCGGCCTGCCGGCGCGTGCTGTACGAGGCGGGGCGCCACCTGGGGCGTGCCTTCGCCAACACCGCCAAGCTCATGGCTCCCAGCGTGATCGCTGTCGGCGGCGTTCTCAGCGAGGCAGGGCCCCTGCTTTTCGACAGCATCCAGTCCTCGGTCGAGGTGCACAGCCTCCGGGCCGTCTCCCCCTCCCTCCGCTTCACCGCGGCACGCCTGGGTGACGACGCGACCCTGCTCGGTGGCGCCGCCCTCGTCCTGGCCGAGACGGGCCAGGGCCTCAGTACCCTGCCCGGATGGGCGAGGAGTCGGGCAACTGTTCAGAAGTCAAACAGTTCGGCGCGAAATCGTTGA
- a CDS encoding MFS transporter, with the protein MSQPTSFDEASQVAAPSTADQDAAQTGNNKTFVQLIVMMLLEFIVFGSWFATFGLVLATNNLASIIGTAYTLAAVAAIVAPMLLGALGDRFLSSHKGLGIAHLAGGAVMLTLPAVVRAGNGTLTLTLIFVYMLFFQPTLGLANAIAFRHLGANKRHFPYIRVFGTVGWVVAGFGVGWLGLSASVGLFYVTAIASFALGLYAFTLPATPPPARGARFSLGDLVGAKAFRLLRHRNFAVLMGCAVLTAVSLGVYNTYAATYLSALGIGNVAGVLALGQASEVVFIVTIPLVLKRVGMKWALFLGMCMWAVRFFLFIEAAGSGDWLAVTAIVLQGICNDFFLVLAALYIGQVAPVQLAAQAQGMLILVVSGVGAFIGSFVAGEIYNATVGAQSNPAPSDWNAVWALPIATAALAAVLWALLFRHTRGQEAQPLEA; encoded by the coding sequence ATGAGTCAACCGACGAGCTTTGATGAAGCATCGCAGGTAGCCGCTCCGTCCACCGCTGATCAGGACGCAGCTCAGACCGGAAACAACAAGACGTTCGTTCAGCTCATCGTGATGATGCTGCTTGAGTTCATCGTCTTCGGCTCCTGGTTCGCCACGTTCGGACTCGTCCTCGCGACGAACAACCTGGCGTCCATCATCGGCACCGCCTACACCCTCGCGGCTGTGGCGGCCATCGTCGCCCCGATGCTCCTGGGCGCTCTCGGCGACCGTTTCCTCTCCTCGCACAAGGGCCTTGGCATCGCCCACCTGGCGGGCGGAGCGGTCATGCTGACGCTGCCGGCCGTCGTGCGCGCCGGCAACGGCACCCTGACCCTCACACTGATCTTCGTATACATGCTGTTCTTCCAGCCCACGCTCGGCCTGGCCAACGCCATCGCGTTCCGCCACCTCGGCGCGAACAAGCGCCACTTCCCTTACATCAGGGTCTTCGGCACGGTGGGCTGGGTGGTGGCCGGATTCGGTGTGGGATGGCTCGGCCTGTCGGCATCGGTCGGTCTCTTCTACGTGACCGCCATCGCGAGTTTCGCTCTGGGCCTGTACGCCTTCACCCTGCCTGCCACACCACCGCCCGCCAGAGGCGCGCGCTTCTCCCTGGGTGACCTCGTGGGAGCCAAAGCCTTCCGCCTGCTGCGGCACCGCAACTTCGCCGTACTGATGGGCTGCGCCGTCCTCACCGCCGTCTCGCTCGGTGTCTACAACACCTACGCCGCCACCTACCTGAGCGCGCTCGGCATCGGAAACGTCGCCGGAGTCCTCGCGCTGGGACAGGCCTCCGAAGTCGTGTTCATCGTGACCATCCCCCTGGTGCTCAAGCGCGTCGGGATGAAGTGGGCCCTCTTCCTCGGCATGTGCATGTGGGCGGTCCGGTTCTTCCTCTTCATCGAAGCAGCAGGCAGCGGCGACTGGCTCGCCGTCACCGCCATCGTGCTGCAGGGCATCTGCAACGACTTCTTCCTCGTCCTCGCCGCCCTGTACATCGGCCAAGTCGCACCCGTCCAACTCGCCGCCCAGGCCCAGGGCATGCTCATCCTCGTGGTGTCCGGCGTCGGCGCCTTCATCGGCTCGTTCGTCGCCGGCGAGATCTACAACGCCACCGTCGGTGCACAGAGCAACCCGGCCCCCAGTGACTGGAACGCCGTCTGGGCCCTGCCGATCGCCACGGCCGCACTGGCAGCGGTCCTGTGGGCCCTGCTGTTCCGACACACCCGCGGCCAGGAGGCCCAGCCCCTCGAAGCCTGA